In a single window of the Platichthys flesus chromosome 5, fPlaFle2.1, whole genome shotgun sequence genome:
- the LOC133953679 gene encoding neurofilament heavy polypeptide-like, with protein sequence MRAKSPVRSISPRRSKSPMRSRKRPRSPSRSKSPSISQSPKRRFKRLKMTAKSPMRSRSPRRSKSPMISGSPKRRVQTPKRTAKSRKRPRSPSRSKSPSISQSPKRRVKRQKMTAKSPMRYRSPRRSKSPMISRSPKRRVQTKSPMRSRKRPRSPSRSKSPSISQSPKRRVKRQKMTAKSPMRSRSPRRSKSPMISRSPKRRVQTPKRTAKSPRRSKSPMISQSQKRRVQTPKIRGRSPKRRVQTPKRRVQTPKIRGRSPKRRAKSPTRSRSPRRRN encoded by the exons ATGAGAGCAAAGTCTCCAGTGAGATCTATATCTCCtcggagatccaaatctccaatgagatctcgaaagagacccagatctccaagcagatccaaatctccatcgatatcccaatctccaaagaggagattCAAGCGTCttaagatgacagcaaagtctccaatgagatccagatcaccaaggagatccaaatctccaatgatatccggatctccaaagaggagagtccagactccaaagaggacggcaaa atctcgaaagagacccagatctccaagcagatccaaatctccatcgatatcccaatctccaaagaggagagtcaagcgtcaaaagatgacggcaaagtctccaatgagatacagatcgccaaggagatccaaatctccaatgatatccagatctccaaagaggagagtccagact aaatctccaatgagatctcgaaagagacccagatctccaagcagatccaaatctccatcgatatcccaatctccgaagaggagagtcaagcgtcaaaagatgacagcaaagtctccaatgagatccagatcgccaaggagatccaaatctccaatgatatccagatctccaaagaggagagtccagactccaaagaggacggcaaa atctccaaggagatccaaatccccgatgatatcccaatctcaaaagaggagagtccagactccaaagataaggggaag atctccaaagaggagagtccagact ccaaagaggagagtccagactccaaagataaggggaag atctccaaagaggagagctAAGTCTCCAacgagatccagatctccaaggaggagaaactga